The region CTAGATATATCAAGGTGCTAGCGTATAAATTACCAATTACAGCCCCGATGACTAAGAGCGGAACTAAATTGCCACCTGGCACGCTGATACCGAATGCCAAAAACAGTAAGAGCAATTTGGCAATGTAGAAGTAACATAACAAGCGTAAATTGCCAGATACGGCCCAATTTGGTTCCATCATTTCTTCGCCAACGCCAAATAAGTGTGGATCGAAATAAATCCAAATGGCAGCAATGATAAATGGCAGGTAAAACTTGTAGCGATCTTTAACTTTGCTTAGAGCGTAAAATTTATTACTGTTTAGAATTAGATAGCTAAAAAGAATTCCCGATGCTGCCGTGACGATAGCTAAACCAATCACGAAAAGGTAATAATTAGCTGATAAAGCGGGGAAATGCGGAACATTCAACAATGTTGGCTGATTTGGCAAGATGAAATTACTGACTGTTACAGCAATTAGAACTGTCAAAGTAGAAGTGAGGAATACCTGCTTGTTGATCTTTTTGGCTAACTCTTCAATATAGAAAGCTACACCAGCTAAAGGTGTATTGAAGGCAACGGCCAAAGCTGAGGCAGAGCCAGCTGAAACATAGTCCTTGTAGGCAGATTCATCTTTGACTGACTGAATTTTTGAAACAGCTTCGCCAACTAAGCCGCCTAATTGGACGGAAGGACCTTCACGGCCGAGAGTCAAACCAGAGCCAACTGTTAAGCTGCTTGTGATGAATCTAATTGGTAAAGCTGTTTGCCATTTAACAGTCCATTTGTTGTTGAGTAGACCGTAAATTACAGGAATACCAGAGCCCATGGTGCTGAATTTGTCCAAATTGGTTAAAAGTTGGACCACTAAGGCTAGGAGCAAAAAGCTAGCTAGGAAGTAAATGAAGCCGCCTGCTTGGCTCTTACAGAATGTAAGTAAAAGTCGCATGTTTTTGCTCACAAAGCTGATTGCTAATTTGTAGCCTGAGATTATTAATCCGGTAAAAATAGCGACAATGATCAAATTGATGTAATACTGTTTGCTACTTAGTTTGGAATTATTATCCATCTGTATTAAAGGCATGTTTAACCCATACTTTCTTTGCTTTTTCTAAATCATTATAGTCCCTAAAAACAGGGGAAATAAAGTACTAATTTAGCT is a window of Amygdalobacter nucleatus DNA encoding:
- a CDS encoding chloride channel protein; amino-acid sequence: MPLIQMDNNSKLSSKQYYINLIIVAIFTGLIISGYKLAISFVSKNMRLLLTFCKSQAGGFIYFLASFLLLALVVQLLTNLDKFSTMGSGIPVIYGLLNNKWTVKWQTALPIRFITSSLTVGSGLTLGREGPSVQLGGLVGEAVSKIQSVKDESAYKDYVSAGSASALAVAFNTPLAGVAFYIEELAKKINKQVFLTSTLTVLIAVTVSNFILPNQPTLLNVPHFPALSANYYLFVIGLAIVTAASGILFSYLILNSNKFYALSKVKDRYKFYLPFIIAAIWIYFDPHLFGVGEEMMEPNWAVSGNLRLLCYFYIAKLLLLFLAFGISVPGGNLVPLLVIGAVIGNLYASTLIYLGLLQPKDLYFFVLLALCAHFSAIVRTPITSALLVFEMSGGAFSYLFSLLLVSFTAYAIAEYCKVPAFYEDLYKKMLAKQANSSACK